The Cynocephalus volans isolate mCynVol1 chromosome 2, mCynVol1.pri, whole genome shotgun sequence genome window below encodes:
- the LHX5 gene encoding LIM/homeobox protein Lhx5 yields the protein MMVHCAGCERPILDRFLLNVLDRAWHIKCVQCCECKTNLSEKCFSREGKLYCKNDFFRRFGTKCAGCAQGISPSDLVRKARSKVFHLNCFTCMVCNKQLSTGEELYVIDENKFVCKDDYLSSSSLKEGSLNSVSSCTDRSLSPDLQDPLQDDPKETDNSTSSDKETANNENEEQNSGTKRRGPRTTIKAKQLETLKAAFAATPKPTRHIREQLAQETGLNMRVIQVWFQNRRSKERRMKQLSALGARRHAFFRSPRRMRPLGGRLDESEMLGSTPYTYYGDYQGDYYAPGGNYDFFAHGPPSQAQSPADSSFLAASGPGSTPLGALEPPLAGPHAADNPRFTDMISHPDTPSPEPGLPGALHPMPGEVFSGGPSPPFPMSGTSGYSGPLSHPNPELNEAAVW from the exons ATGATGGTGCACTGTGCCGGCTGCGAGCGGCCCATCCTCGACCGCTTTCTGCTGAACGTGCTGGACCGCGCGTGGCACATTAAATGTGTGCAGTGCTGCGAGTGCAAAACCAACCTCTCGGAGAAGTGCTTCTCGCGCGAGGGCAAGCTCTACTGCAAAAATGACTTCTTCAG GCGCTTCGGCACCAAGTGTGCAGGCTGTGCGCAAGGCATCTCGCCCAGCGACCTGGTGCGCAAGGCCCGCAGCAAAGTCTTCCACCTCAACTGTTTCACCTGCATGGTATGCAACAAGCAGCTGTCCACCGGCGAGGAGCTGTACGTCATCGACGAGAACAAGTTCGTGTGCAAAGACGACTACCTGAGCTCGTCCAGCCTCAAGGAGGGCAGCCTCAACTCAG TGTCATCCTGTACGGACCGAAGTTTGTCCCCGGACCTTCAGGACCCATTGCAGGATGACCCCAAGGAGACGGACAACTCGACCTCGTCGGACAAGGAGACGGCCAATAACGAGAACGAGGAGCAGAACTCGGGCACCAAGCGGCGCGGCCCGCGCACCACCATTAAAGCCAAGCAGCTGGAGACGCTCAAGGCTGCCTTCGCCGCAACGCCCAAGCCCACGCGCCACATCCGCGAGCAGCTGGCGCAGGAGACTGGCCTCAACATGCGCGTCATCCAG GTGTGGTTTCAGAACCGACGGTCCAAAGAACGCCGGATGAAACAGCTGAGCGCTCTGGGCGCCCGGAGACACGCCTTCTTCCGGAGTCCGCGGCGCATGCGTCCGCTGGGCGGCCGCTTGGACGAGTCTGAGATGTTGGGGTCCACCCCTTACACATACTACGGAG ACTACCAAGGCGACTACTACGCGCCGGGAGGCAACTATGACTTCTTCGCGCACGGCCCGCCCTCGCAGGCGCAGTCCCCAGCCGACTCGAGCTTCCTGGCTGCCTCGGGGCCCGGCTCGACGCCGCTGGGCGCGCTGGAGCCGCCGCTCGCCGGCCCGCACGCCGCCGACAACCCCAGGTTCACCGACATGATCTCGCACCCGGACACGCCGAGCCCCGAGCCGGGCCTGCCGGGCGCGCTGCACCCCATGCCCGGAGAGGTGTTCAGCGGCGGGCCCAGCCCGCCCTTCCCCATGAGCGGCACCAGCGGCTACAGCGGACCCCTGTCGCACCCCAACCCCGAGCTCAACGAGGCTGCCGTGTGGTAA